A region of Haliotis asinina isolate JCU_RB_2024 chromosome 9, JCU_Hal_asi_v2, whole genome shotgun sequence DNA encodes the following proteins:
- the LOC137295742 gene encoding uncharacterized protein, translating to MIFLHGLALAVYEFQRYLKHRDDQRQEMVKREADQQAAEAYVAAAVDKAEAATAAADAGYAAWKEALIFAATEAERVSAYSSKNAGLPATLEVHRLEDVALEKAYTYAALEKERAAAALAMEKAQAAAAGTDLPKDEDAAAAVAASDADTVPAKQDKPKKKGIFGGMKTGFML from the exons ATGATCTTTCTGCACGGCCTGGCTTTAGCCGTATATGAATTTCAGAGATACCTCAAACATCGCGATG ATCAGAGACAAGAGATGGTAAAGCGAGAGGCAGATCAGCAAGCCGCCGAGGCGTACGTCGCCGCTGCTGTGGACAAGGCCGAGGCTGCTACTGCTGCAGCAGACGCTGGATATGCTGCCTGGAAAGAGGCCCTGATTTTTGCTGCCACGGAAGCCGAGAGAGTGTCGGCATATTCCTCTAAGAACGCTGGGTTGCCTGCAACGTTGGAAGTCCATAGATTGGAGGACGTAGCATTAGAGAAGGCATATACGTATGCTGCACTGGAGAAGGAGAGAGCAGCTGCAGCTCTTGCAATGGAGAAGGCACAGGCTGCTGCAGCTGGTACTGACCTCCCCAAGGATGAAGACGCTGCAGCTGCTGTTGCAGCCTCCGATGCCGACACCGTTCCAG CCAAACAGGACAAGCCCAAGAAGAAAGGTATCTTCGGAGGCATGAAGACTGGCttcatgctgtaa